From one Rhizobium rosettiformans genomic stretch:
- the fumC gene encoding class II fumarate hydratase — protein sequence MTHRTETDTFGPIEVASDRYWGAQAERSLGNFKIGWEKQPLPVVRALGIVKQAAARANMALGKLDPALGEAIVTAAQEVIDGKLNDHFPLVVWQTGSGTQSNMNANEVISNRAIEMLGGEMGSKKPVHPNDHVNMSQSSNDTYPTAMHIAASEHVVHHLLPALKHLHAALDAKAKAFAHIIKIGRTHTQDATPLTLGQEFGGYAAQVASSIKRIEITLPGLYELAQGGTAVGTGLNAPVGFAEKVAEEIAKITGLPFITAPNKFEALAAHDAMVFAHGAINAAAAALFKIANDIRFLGSGPRAGLGELALPENEPGSSIMPGKVNPTQSEALTQVCAHIFGNQAAITFAGSQGHFELNVYNPMMAYNFLQSVQLLGDAAVSFTDNCVVGIEAREDNIRKGVENSLMLVTALNSRLGYDTCAKIAKTAHKNGTTLRQEAVGGGYLTDEEFDQYVRPELMIGPQ from the coding sequence ATGACCCATCGCACAGAAACCGACACTTTCGGCCCGATCGAGGTCGCCTCCGACCGCTATTGGGGCGCACAGGCTGAGCGGTCGCTCGGCAACTTCAAGATCGGCTGGGAAAAGCAGCCTCTGCCGGTGGTGCGAGCGCTGGGGATCGTGAAGCAGGCCGCCGCCCGCGCCAATATGGCGCTTGGCAAGCTCGATCCGGCACTCGGCGAGGCGATCGTCACGGCCGCCCAGGAGGTGATCGACGGCAAGCTCAACGATCACTTTCCTCTGGTGGTCTGGCAGACGGGCTCTGGCACGCAGTCGAACATGAATGCCAATGAGGTAATCTCGAACCGCGCCATCGAGATGCTGGGCGGGGAGATGGGCTCGAAAAAGCCTGTCCATCCCAACGACCACGTCAACATGAGCCAGTCGTCGAACGATACCTATCCGACGGCCATGCATATCGCGGCGTCAGAGCATGTCGTCCATCATCTGCTCCCGGCCCTGAAGCACCTTCATGCGGCGCTGGATGCCAAGGCGAAAGCCTTCGCACACATCATCAAGATCGGTCGCACGCACACGCAGGATGCGACGCCGCTGACGCTTGGCCAGGAGTTCGGCGGTTATGCCGCTCAGGTTGCCTCATCGATCAAGCGCATCGAAATCACCCTGCCTGGCCTCTACGAACTCGCCCAGGGCGGCACGGCCGTCGGCACCGGCCTCAATGCCCCGGTTGGCTTTGCCGAAAAGGTGGCCGAGGAAATCGCCAAGATCACCGGCTTGCCCTTCATCACCGCGCCGAACAAATTCGAGGCGCTTGCCGCCCACGATGCCATGGTCTTTGCCCATGGCGCCATCAATGCAGCCGCAGCTGCCCTCTTCAAGATCGCCAATGACATCCGCTTCCTTGGCTCCGGTCCCCGCGCCGGCCTTGGCGAACTCGCACTCCCGGAAAACGAGCCCGGCTCGTCGATCATGCCGGGCAAGGTCAACCCGACCCAGTCGGAGGCGCTGACCCAGGTCTGCGCCCATATCTTCGGCAACCAGGCGGCCATCACCTTTGCCGGCAGCCAGGGCCATTTCGAGCTCAATGTCTACAATCCGATGATGGCCTATAATTTCTTGCAGTCCGTCCAGCTCCTGGGCGATGCGGCCGTCTCCTTCACCGACAATTGTGTCGTCGGCATCGAAGCCCGAGAAGATAACATCCGCAAGGGAGTGGAAAATTCGCTGATGCTGGTGACGGCTCTCAACAGCCGCCTGGGCTATGACACCTGCGCCAAGATCGCCAAGACCGCCCACAAGAACGGCACCACCCTGCGTCAGGAGGCTGTCGGCGGCGGCTATCTGACCGATGAGGAATTCGACCAGTATGTCCGGCCGGAACTGATGATCGGACCGCAGTGA
- a CDS encoding GGDEF domain-containing protein, translating into MSLNVAKGTNWRRSIVVKIFLVCFVCIHIPLIALLLNFGTGASSNPLSVGLVVLVATLIGTVACLATMWWLTLPLRNLAKAISQYRAGGAFSEDQLSKYGEDEIAVVTRAVCGMVGEISALAERVNGEPGLDPLTGLMNASAVYSVPLPRLPAQAEGGIDIYVAVFELETIEAVSAKHGREVADMVLVAVGDLVRLHFAPRQIAARMSGTTFMLLFADDPIAVIHSCCEAIRKNVEQLEVGPLAAGSLRLTFGLAPRRTDEAMADLLHRADMALFRAKDTLRTGLETLKP; encoded by the coding sequence ATGAGCTTGAATGTGGCGAAGGGAACGAACTGGCGCCGCTCGATCGTCGTCAAGATTTTTCTGGTCTGCTTCGTCTGCATCCATATCCCGCTGATCGCCTTGCTGTTGAACTTCGGTACGGGAGCCAGTTCGAACCCGCTGTCCGTCGGTCTTGTCGTTCTGGTGGCTACGCTGATCGGTACTGTCGCCTGCCTAGCGACAATGTGGTGGCTGACGCTGCCTCTGCGCAATCTGGCAAAGGCCATCAGCCAGTACCGTGCCGGGGGCGCCTTCAGCGAGGACCAATTGAGCAAATACGGCGAAGACGAAATTGCGGTGGTTACGCGCGCCGTCTGCGGGATGGTCGGGGAGATTTCGGCGCTTGCGGAACGGGTGAACGGAGAGCCGGGACTTGATCCGCTCACCGGTCTCATGAACGCCAGCGCCGTCTATAGCGTGCCGTTGCCGAGGCTTCCCGCACAAGCCGAGGGCGGCATCGACATCTATGTCGCCGTTTTCGAGTTGGAAACGATCGAGGCCGTAAGTGCCAAGCATGGCCGCGAGGTGGCCGATATGGTGCTCGTTGCCGTCGGAGATCTGGTGCGCCTGCACTTCGCGCCTCGACAGATTGCAGCACGCATGTCGGGAACGACCTTCATGCTGCTTTTTGCCGATGATCCGATCGCCGTCATCCACTCCTGCTGTGAGGCCATCCGAAAAAACGTGGAGCAACTCGAGGTTGGCCCCCTCGCGGCGGGCAGCCTTCGGCTGACCTTCGGCCTTGCTCCGCGTCGGACCGACGAAGCGATGGCCGATCTGCTGCACCGGGCAGACATGGCGCTTTTCAGGGCCAAGGATACGCTACGCACCGGGTTGGAAACGCTGAAGCCCTGA
- a CDS encoding fumarate hydratase encodes MADDLFPIGEDTTPYRKITSDYVSVETFKGQEILTVEPEGLRLLAETALSDINHLLRPGHLKQLASILEDPEATDNDRFVAFDLLKNANIAAGGILPMCQDTGTAIVMGKKGRRVWTDGQDYAALAEGVRDAYERRNLRYSQLAPIKMFEEKNTKTNLPAQIDLYEEGEDAYKFLFMAKGGGSANKTFLYQGTPSLLTHDRMIDFLKEKILTLGTAACPPYHLAIVIGGLSAEMTLKTVKLASARYLDDLPTEGSESGHAFRDIEMEKEIHKLTQSMGVGAQFGGKYFCHDVRVIRLPRHGASLPIGLGVSCSADRQAKGKITKDGIYIEQLETDPSKYMPEIDDTALSSSVVKIDLNQPMSGILAELTKHPVKTRLSLTGTIIVARDLAHSKIRDRLEKGEGMPDYMKNHPVYYAGPAKTPTGYASGSFGPTTAGRMDSYVDQFQSFGGSMVMLAKGNRSRAVREACKTHGGFYLGSIGGPAARLAQDCIKKVEVLEYPELGMEAVWKIEVEDFPAFIVTDDKGNDFFQEFNLG; translated from the coding sequence ATGGCAGACGATCTGTTCCCAATTGGCGAAGACACGACCCCCTACCGCAAGATCACGTCCGATTATGTTTCGGTCGAAACTTTCAAGGGTCAGGAGATCCTGACCGTCGAGCCTGAGGGCCTGCGTCTCCTCGCGGAGACCGCGCTTTCGGACATCAATCACCTGCTGCGTCCCGGCCACTTGAAACAGCTTGCCTCGATCCTCGAAGACCCCGAGGCGACCGACAATGATCGCTTCGTCGCCTTCGACCTCCTGAAGAACGCCAACATCGCCGCCGGCGGCATCCTGCCGATGTGTCAGGACACGGGTACTGCAATCGTCATGGGTAAGAAAGGTCGCCGCGTCTGGACGGATGGTCAGGACTACGCTGCACTGGCCGAAGGCGTGCGCGACGCTTATGAGCGCCGCAATCTGCGTTATTCGCAGCTCGCGCCGATCAAGATGTTCGAGGAAAAGAACACCAAGACCAACCTGCCAGCCCAGATCGACCTCTACGAAGAGGGCGAGGACGCCTACAAGTTTCTGTTCATGGCGAAGGGTGGCGGTTCGGCCAACAAGACCTTCCTCTACCAGGGCACACCCTCGCTTCTGACCCATGACCGGATGATCGACTTCCTCAAGGAGAAGATCCTCACGTTAGGGACGGCAGCCTGTCCTCCCTACCATCTGGCGATCGTCATCGGCGGCCTTTCCGCCGAGATGACGCTGAAGACCGTCAAGCTCGCCTCGGCGCGCTATCTCGACGACCTCCCGACCGAAGGTTCCGAAAGCGGCCACGCCTTCCGGGACATCGAGATGGAAAAGGAGATCCACAAGCTGACCCAGTCGATGGGCGTCGGCGCGCAGTTCGGCGGCAAGTATTTCTGTCATGACGTGCGCGTCATCCGCCTGCCGCGCCACGGCGCATCGCTGCCGATTGGCCTCGGTGTCAGCTGTTCCGCCGACCGCCAGGCCAAGGGCAAGATCACCAAGGACGGCATCTATATCGAGCAGCTGGAAACCGATCCGTCGAAATACATGCCCGAGATCGACGATACCGCCCTGTCGTCTTCGGTGGTCAAGATCGACCTCAACCAGCCGATGAGCGGTATTTTGGCCGAACTCACCAAACACCCGGTCAAGACCCGCCTCTCGCTGACCGGCACGATCATCGTTGCCCGGGACCTCGCCCATTCCAAGATCCGCGATCGCCTGGAAAAGGGCGAAGGCATGCCGGACTACATGAAGAACCATCCGGTCTATTACGCCGGTCCGGCCAAGACACCAACGGGTTATGCCTCAGGCTCCTTCGGACCGACCACCGCCGGCCGTATGGACAGTTATGTCGACCAGTTCCAGTCTTTCGGCGGCTCGATGGTGATGCTGGCCAAGGGCAACCGCTCGCGCGCCGTGCGTGAGGCCTGTAAGACCCATGGCGGCTTCTATCTCGGCTCGATCGGCGGCCCGGCCGCCCGTCTCGCCCAGGATTGCATCAAGAAGGTCGAAGTCTTGGAGTACCCAGAACTGGGAATGGAAGCTGTCTGGAAGATCGAGGTCGAAGACTTCCCGGCCTTCATCGTCACCGACGACAAGGGCAACGATTTCTTCCAGGAATTCAATCTCGGCTGA
- a CDS encoding GGDEF domain-containing protein, protein MSTATPPKTQAPDVAAQITYAMRSMGVAPIPRNYELFYEAYIGSNPSLTRELAALGSRANQDELDALGEQYFGSHQGRAIENAHSKLIGELDGLLRLLQQEQTSLQSYNRLLGETYHRISSKSTNSADILRSAINILTEATGSTMAHGEQTVVKMSERSKEMDEVRRELDEYKRIANTDSLTRIANRRAFDEKLAAVYTSDARPLAALVLADIDNFKKVNDAYGHPVGDKILATVATVIRSNVRKDCFVARTGGEEFAIIIEGNTAEEIFQTCERVRSALETTPFKNSKTGVNYGPITISLGFAMAADAEDAGELYAKSDIALYCAKNAGRNRTKPYEDGMKKDFTKSWLIYKR, encoded by the coding sequence ATGAGCACGGCAACACCGCCAAAGACGCAGGCACCTGACGTCGCGGCACAGATCACATATGCGATGCGCTCGATGGGGGTCGCCCCGATCCCGCGCAATTACGAGCTGTTCTACGAAGCCTATATCGGCTCCAACCCGTCACTCACCCGCGAGCTGGCAGCGCTCGGCAGTCGCGCCAACCAGGACGAACTCGACGCGCTCGGAGAGCAGTATTTCGGCAGCCATCAGGGCCGCGCCATCGAGAATGCCCATTCCAAGCTGATCGGCGAACTGGATGGATTGCTGCGTCTCTTGCAGCAGGAACAGACATCGCTGCAAAGCTACAACCGCCTCCTCGGCGAAACCTATCACCGGATCAGCTCGAAGAGCACGAACAGCGCCGACATCCTGCGCAGCGCCATCAACATCCTGACGGAAGCCACGGGCTCAACCATGGCGCATGGCGAACAAACCGTCGTCAAGATGTCCGAACGGTCGAAAGAGATGGACGAAGTCCGTCGCGAACTCGATGAATACAAGCGGATTGCCAACACCGATTCCCTGACGCGCATTGCCAATCGTCGCGCCTTCGACGAAAAGCTCGCCGCCGTCTACACGAGCGATGCCAGACCGCTGGCGGCTCTCGTGCTCGCCGATATTGATAACTTCAAGAAGGTCAACGACGCCTACGGCCATCCGGTCGGCGACAAGATCCTCGCGACCGTTGCCACCGTGATCCGCAGCAACGTCCGCAAGGACTGCTTCGTCGCCCGCACGGGTGGCGAGGAGTTCGCGATCATCATCGAGGGCAACACCGCAGAAGAAATCTTCCAGACTTGCGAACGAGTGCGCAGTGCGCTTGAAACGACGCCTTTCAAGAACTCCAAGACCGGCGTCAATTACGGCCCGATCACCATATCGCTCGGGTTCGCCATGGCCGCCGATGCGGAAGATGCCGGCGAACTCTACGCGAAGTCCGACATCGCCCTTTACTGCGCCAAGAATGCCGGCAGGAACCGGACGAAGCCCTATGAAGACGGGATGAAGAAGGACTTCACCAAGAGCTGGCTGATCTACAAACGGTGA
- a CDS encoding pyridoxamine 5'-phosphate oxidase family protein has product MTVITTIEDLKAIYGEAGEASTAKVTAFLTPAYRTMIERSPFVALATVGPEGLDCSPRGDRGAVVRIEDDRTITLPDWRGNNRIDSLVNIVRDPRVALMFLIPGSNSVMRINGRAVVSVAPELIESFVMDGHHPRSVVVVTIDEAYFQCARAVMRAELWNVERQVAANDLPTPGEMLKAAKQDFDRETYDREWPERAAKTMW; this is encoded by the coding sequence ATGACAGTGATAACGACGATCGAGGATCTGAAGGCCATTTACGGCGAGGCAGGCGAGGCATCGACCGCCAAGGTCACCGCATTCTTGACGCCGGCCTACAGGACGATGATCGAGCGCTCGCCCTTCGTGGCGCTGGCGACGGTCGGTCCGGAGGGGCTTGATTGCTCGCCCCGCGGTGATCGCGGCGCGGTGGTGCGCATCGAAGACGACCGGACAATCACGCTTCCGGATTGGCGTGGCAACAACCGCATCGATTCGCTAGTGAACATCGTGCGCGACCCCCGCGTGGCGCTGATGTTCCTCATTCCGGGCTCGAACAGCGTCATGCGGATCAACGGCCGGGCGGTGGTTTCGGTCGCGCCCGAGCTCATCGAGAGCTTCGTTATGGATGGACACCATCCGCGAAGCGTCGTCGTGGTGACGATCGACGAGGCATACTTCCAGTGTGCGCGGGCCGTGATGCGGGCAGAACTTTGGAATGTTGAAAGACAGGTCGCGGCGAACGACCTGCCGACGCCCGGCGAGATGCTGAAGGCTGCAAAGCAGGACTTCGATCGCGAAACCTATGATCGCGAATGGCCGGAGCGTGCAGCAAAGACGATGTGGTGA
- a CDS encoding alpha/beta hydrolase, which yields MPSFPLKVTRLAFAQLEKVSPTVAGRIAFELFCRTPSRRPKGDKAKQVFTVGRSRLRQASTVRLALTRGMAAAHHLSSQEGSGSAPRFLVVHGWGSRAEYLSEMALGLRETGAEVVVLDLPGHGASSGRRLDLKIAAEAIVAAERHFGRFDGVVGHSFGGAAVMMAAGRVFPELHPLNAPRIALIGSPSSMGEVFNGFASIVGLGRGSVGAMRIRAMDLVGAQVEDLDGVAVARRIDRPLLVVHAEDDKEVNVGHAQRYIGVSPHVRHLWANGHGHRRIVSAPEVISAVASFLAGAEGASRAGNRKVS from the coding sequence ATGCCATCCTTTCCTCTCAAGGTCACCCGCCTGGCTTTCGCGCAGCTGGAGAAGGTCTCGCCGACGGTCGCCGGCCGGATTGCCTTCGAGCTTTTCTGTCGAACCCCGAGCCGTCGCCCAAAAGGCGACAAGGCCAAACAGGTCTTCACCGTCGGACGCAGTCGGTTGCGACAGGCTTCGACCGTTCGTCTCGCACTGACGCGCGGCATGGCGGCAGCCCATCATCTCAGCTCGCAGGAGGGGAGCGGTTCTGCCCCAAGGTTTCTTGTAGTCCACGGCTGGGGCTCGCGTGCGGAGTATCTCTCCGAAATGGCGCTCGGATTGCGTGAAACGGGTGCCGAAGTGGTGGTCCTTGACCTGCCGGGACACGGCGCGTCCAGCGGCCGTCGGCTCGACCTCAAGATTGCGGCCGAGGCCATCGTGGCCGCCGAGCGCCATTTCGGGCGGTTCGACGGTGTTGTCGGCCACTCCTTCGGTGGTGCCGCCGTCATGATGGCGGCAGGGCGCGTGTTTCCGGAACTGCATCCTTTGAATGCGCCGAGGATCGCACTGATCGGCTCACCTTCCAGCATGGGCGAGGTGTTCAACGGCTTTGCTTCCATAGTGGGGCTTGGACGTGGCAGCGTCGGCGCCATGCGCATTCGGGCCATGGATCTGGTCGGCGCGCAGGTCGAAGACTTGGATGGCGTCGCGGTGGCGCGGCGTATCGACCGGCCGCTGCTCGTGGTGCACGCGGAAGACGACAAGGAGGTCAATGTCGGCCATGCGCAGCGCTATATCGGCGTGTCGCCGCATGTCCGTCATCTCTGGGCGAATGGTCACGGACACCGCAGGATCGTCAGTGCGCCTGAGGTGATTTCTGCTGTCGCCTCTTTCCTGGCAGGCGCCGAGGGCGCGTCGAGGGCCGGGAACCGCAAGGTGTCATAG
- a CDS encoding MarR family winged helix-turn-helix transcriptional regulator, translating to MNEKQAFPWDHPRFRSWISVARACQLMQQALARALAPLDIKPPHLDILVNLYRFEGISQQELARKLLVGRSNMSMLLPQMERRGLLERRADQRDKRVLRLFLTEGGRSLSEQAMRIQTELIERTLSATPLDECQHLAETMDLLIQRMLSSDGLVDPDLSEDRG from the coding sequence ATGAACGAAAAGCAAGCCTTCCCCTGGGACCATCCTCGTTTTCGCAGTTGGATATCGGTAGCGCGCGCCTGTCAGCTCATGCAGCAGGCACTCGCACGCGCGCTGGCACCCCTCGACATCAAGCCGCCGCACCTGGATATCTTGGTCAATCTCTATCGGTTCGAGGGGATTTCCCAGCAGGAACTAGCCCGCAAGCTGCTTGTCGGTCGTTCCAACATGAGCATGCTGCTGCCGCAGATGGAAAGGCGCGGGCTTCTCGAGCGCAGGGCCGACCAACGGGACAAGCGAGTGCTGAGACTTTTCCTGACGGAAGGAGGCCGGAGCCTAAGCGAACAGGCGATGCGCATCCAGACGGAGCTCATCGAGCGGACGCTCTCTGCAACACCGCTCGACGAGTGCCAACACCTCGCCGAGACGATGGACCTCTTGATCCAGCGTATGCTTTCCTCGGACGGGCTCGTCGATCCTGACCTCAGCGAGGATCGCGGCTGA
- a CDS encoding gamma-butyrobetaine hydroxylase-like domain-containing protein yields the protein MTEIWPTELKVSKDRRLLTVSFNDGVAAVLPAEMLRVLSPSAEVQGHGPGQKVTVPGKRNVAIRQMVPTGNYAVRIAFDDGHDTGIFTWNYLRELGETGDEKFAAYEQELAEKKLSRDPR from the coding sequence ATGACCGAGATCTGGCCGACCGAACTGAAGGTGTCCAAGGACAGGCGCCTGCTGACCGTGAGCTTCAATGACGGTGTCGCAGCCGTGCTTCCTGCCGAGATGTTGCGCGTGCTGTCGCCCTCGGCAGAAGTCCAGGGCCATGGTCCAGGTCAGAAAGTCACCGTTCCAGGCAAGCGCAATGTCGCGATCCGGCAGATGGTGCCAACCGGCAATTATGCCGTTCGCATCGCCTTTGACGACGGCCATGATACCGGCATCTTCACCTGGAACTACCTGCGCGAACTCGGCGAGACCGGCGATGAAAAGTTCGCGGCTTACGAACAGGAACTGGCGGAGAAGAAACTCAGCCGCGATCCTCGCTGA
- the moaA gene encoding GTP 3',8-cyclase MoaA gives MIDPFGRAVTYLRVSVTDRCDFRCSYCMAENMTFLPKKDLLTLEELDRLCSAFIAKGVRKLRLTGGEPLVRKNIMHLVRGLSRHLGSGLDELTLTTNGSQLARHAAELADCGVRRINVSIDTLDPAKFKEITRWGELDKVLEGIRAAQAAGIGIKLNAVALKDFNEHEIPELLRFAHGEGMDLTLIETMPMGETGEDRTDQYLPLSLVRQRLEEQFTLDEIPYRTGGPARYVEVKETGGRLGFITPLTHNFCESCNRVRLTCTGTLYMCLGQDDAADLRTALRASDDDAYLSAAIDEAISRKPKGHDFIIDRNHRKPAVARHMSVTGG, from the coding sequence ATGATCGACCCCTTCGGGCGCGCGGTCACCTACCTGCGCGTCTCCGTAACGGATCGATGCGATTTCCGCTGCAGCTATTGCATGGCGGAAAACATGACCTTCCTGCCGAAGAAGGATCTCCTGACGCTGGAAGAGCTCGACCGGCTCTGTTCCGCCTTCATCGCCAAGGGCGTGCGCAAGCTGCGCCTGACAGGTGGCGAACCGCTGGTGCGCAAGAACATCATGCATCTCGTACGCGGCCTCTCCCGCCATCTCGGCAGCGGTCTGGACGAGCTGACCCTGACCACCAACGGCTCGCAACTCGCCCGCCATGCCGCGGAGCTTGCGGATTGCGGCGTTCGCCGCATCAACGTGTCTATCGATACGCTTGACCCTGCAAAGTTCAAGGAAATCACCCGCTGGGGCGAATTGGACAAGGTGCTCGAAGGCATCCGCGCAGCGCAGGCAGCCGGCATCGGCATCAAGCTCAATGCTGTCGCTCTGAAGGATTTCAACGAGCACGAGATACCTGAGCTGCTGCGCTTCGCCCATGGCGAAGGCATGGATCTGACACTGATCGAGACCATGCCCATGGGCGAGACCGGCGAAGATCGCACCGACCAATATCTGCCGCTCTCGCTCGTGCGTCAGAGGCTCGAAGAGCAGTTTACCCTTGATGAAATTCCCTACCGCACCGGCGGCCCAGCCCGTTATGTCGAGGTGAAGGAAACCGGCGGACGCCTCGGCTTCATCACGCCGCTCACGCACAATTTCTGCGAAAGCTGCAATCGCGTCCGCCTGACCTGCACGGGCACGCTCTATATGTGCCTGGGTCAGGATGATGCTGCGGATCTCCGCACCGCACTGCGCGCCTCTGATGACGACGCCTATCTCTCTGCCGCGATTGATGAAGCGATTTCGCGCAAGCCCAAGGGCCACGATTTCATCATCGATCGTAACCACCGCAAACCGGCGGTGGCCCGCCATATGAGCGTCACCGGCGGCTGA